In Thermus antranikianii DSM 12462, one DNA window encodes the following:
- the trpC gene encoding indole-3-glycerol phosphate synthase TrpC, whose translation MRPHLSRVPGVLGEIARRRAEEVVPYPLPPAPEAVPSFREALLQPGLSVIAEVKKSSPSEGAIRALDPVAASLAYQRGGARAISVLTEPHYFGGSLEDLLRVRQAVDLPLLRKDFVVDPFMLKEARAYGASAVLLIVALLGELTGVYLEEARRIGLDALVEVHTERELELALEAGAEMVGINNRNLTTLQIDLTTAPRLGRLAREAGFGGVLVAESGYSRREELKPLEGLFDAVLIGTSLMKSPDLEEALRALVG comes from the coding sequence ATGCGCCCCCACTTGAGTAGGGTTCCCGGTGTGCTAGGGGAGATTGCCCGTAGGCGGGCGGAAGAGGTGGTTCCCTATCCCCTTCCCCCTGCTCCCGAGGCGGTGCCCTCCTTCCGGGAGGCCCTGCTTCAGCCAGGGCTTTCCGTGATCGCCGAGGTGAAGAAGTCGAGCCCCTCGGAAGGGGCCATAAGGGCGCTGGATCCCGTGGCAGCTTCCCTGGCCTACCAGCGGGGCGGGGCCAGGGCCATCAGCGTCCTCACCGAGCCCCATTACTTTGGGGGCAGCCTCGAGGACCTTCTTAGGGTCCGCCAGGCGGTGGACCTACCCCTGCTGCGCAAGGACTTCGTGGTGGATCCCTTCATGCTCAAGGAGGCCAGGGCCTACGGGGCCAGCGCGGTTCTCCTCATCGTGGCCCTTTTGGGGGAACTCACCGGGGTCTACCTGGAGGAGGCGAGGCGCATTGGCCTGGATGCCCTGGTGGAGGTGCACACGGAAAGGGAGCTGGAGCTGGCCCTCGAGGCGGGGGCGGAGATGGTGGGCATCAACAACCGGAACCTCACCACCCTGCAGATAGACCTCACCACGGCCCCGAGGCTTGGCCGCTTGGCCCGGGAGGCTGGCTTTGGCGGGGTTTTGGTGGCGGAGTCGGGCTATTCCCGCCGGGAGGAGCTGAAGCCCTTGGAGGGGCTTTTCGACGCCGTGCTCATCGGCACCAGCCTCATGAAAAGCCCCGATCTGGAGGAAG